In Ochotona princeps isolate mOchPri1 chromosome 33, mOchPri1.hap1, whole genome shotgun sequence, one DNA window encodes the following:
- the LOC131478425 gene encoding vomeronasal type-2 receptor 116-like has product MSEFDGYSDYRQNVETTWLCGCTEFPVLILLCVSAPLLRWLWKNYQYVLAFYFAIQEINKDHHLLPNKSLGFQLYNALASNSLTLLNAMYWLAGDHSLTPNYSCQTRSKSVVALAGISPVFSAEMGTILELYKIPQLTYGPFDSTLNDKKQFPSLYQMATSDSSLVHAMISLLLHFGWTWVGLLVSDDVKGEQFNQAIRAEMVKSGVCLAFALKLHEPRTVYETMGIASLYGVSISSANVYILYSNIRSLFTNEHLGVYYLTLGKVWLMTAKWDIVVDETQHMLHSFHGGFSFSPHKGKIPGLNTFLKTVNPSRYPEDFYFSELWFHFFRCLPAGSGCGNIGVCPPNVSLENFPGHIDMLTVSDSTYLVYNAVYAVAHTLHWVFLEKVEMGFPEDAAQPLILPWQLHPLLRTTQFTNNAGDDVSLHKTTPYQAHYDIHNIINFPAGLREMVNIGKFSSGSGRDQGLVIREDMIEWPVAFKETPTSVCSQSCGPGFRKMPEEGRAVCCYSCVSCAEGEISNQTDAEQCIQCPEQEYPNTERTHCLPRLVTFLDFHDSLGMALACMALSLSVAAAAILGIFVKYRDTPIVKANNHTLSYMLLISLLLCFLCSFLFIGRPNTATCLLRQITFALVFTLAVSAVLAKTITVVLAFKAMKPGRTMRRLLVSGAPNAVIPICFLIQLTLCGIWLATSPPFVDTDALSEHGHIILLCNEGSITAFYCVLGFLGSLALGTFTVAFLARKLPDTFNEAKFLTFSMLVFCSVWVTFLPVYQSSKGKVMVAVEVFSILASGVGLLGCIFVPKCYIILIKPEKNSLKSFREKSRS; this is encoded by the exons ATGTCTGAATTTGATGGATATTCAGATTACAGGCAAAATGTAGAAACAA CATGGCTGTGTGGATGCACTGAATTCCCTGTTCTGatcctcctctgtgtttctgcCCCTCTGCTTAGGTGGCTGTGGAAGAACTACCAATATGTGCTGGCCTTTTACTTTGCCATCCAGGAGATCAACAAGGACCACCACCTGCTCCCAAACAAGTCCTTGGGTTTCCAGTTGTACAATGCCTTGGCCAGTAACAGCCTCACACTGTTGAATGCCATGTACTGGCTGGCAGGGGACCATAGCTTGACTCCCAACTACAGCTGCCAGACACGGAGTAAGTCAGTGGTTGCCCTTGCTGGAATAAGCCCAGTGTTCTCTGCTGAAATGGGGACCATTTTGGAGCTCTACAAAATCCCACAG CTCACTTATGGTCCATTTGATTCCACACTGAATGATAAGAAGCAGTTCCCCTCACTCTATCAGATGGCCACCAGCGACAGCTCTCTGGTCCACGCCATgatctccctgctgctgcatttTGGCTGGACATGGGTGGGACTCTTGGTGTCTGATGACGTAAAAGGAGAACAGTTCAATCAGGCCATCCGAGCTGAGATGGTAAAGAGTGGAGTCTGCTTGGCCTTTGCCTTGAAGCTCCATGAGCCCAGGACTGTGTATGAAACCATGGGCATCGCTTCCTTATATGGTGTCAGCATTTCCTCTGCAAATGTGTATATCCTGTACAGTAACATCAGGAGCCTCTTTACCAATGAACACCTAGGGGTATACTATCTAACCCTGGGGAAGGTGTGGCTCATGACAGCCAAGTGGGACATTGTTGTGGATGAGACACAGCACATGCTGCACTCTTTCCATGGGGGTTTTTCCTTCTCACCCCACAAGGGCAAAATCCCAGGACTCAACACTTTTCTCAAGACAGTGAACCCCTCACGCTATCCAGAAGACTTCTACTTCAGTGAAttgtggtttcatttttttcGTTGCCTACCTGCTGGATCAGGTTGTGGAAACATAGGAGTCTGCCCTCCCAATGTTTCCCTTGAAAATTTCCCAGGACACATTGACATGCTGACCGTGTCTGACTCCACCTATTTAGTGTACAATGCTGTGTATGCAGTGGCCCACACCCTGCATTGGGTGTTTTTGGAGAAAGTAGAAATGGGATTCCCGGAAGACGCAGCTCAGCCTCTGATTCTTCCCTGGCAG ctacATCCACTTCTGAGGACAACACAGTTCACCAACAATGCTGGGGATGATGTGTCCCTCCACAAAACAACACCTTATCAGGCACACTACGATATTCACAACATTATAAACTTTCCTGCGGGCCTACGAGAGATGGTTAACATTGGAAAGTTTTCTTCTGGGAGTGGACGTGACCAAGGCCTAGTCATCAGGGAAGACATGATAGAATGGCCTGTTGCATTCAAGGAG ACTCCAACATCTGTGTGTAGCCAGAGCTGTGGGCCAGGATTCAGGAAAatgccagaggaaggaagagctgTCTGCTGTTACAGTTGTGTTTCCTGTGCAGAGGGGGAAATTTCCAATCAGACAG ATGCAGAGCAGTGCATCCAGTGCCCAGAGCAGGAGTACCCAAACACAGAGAGAactcactgcctccccaggctggTGACATTCCTGGACTTTCATGATTCCCTGGGGATGGCTCTGGCCTGCATGGCTCTGTCCCTGtctgtggctgcagctgccatcTTGGGGATCTTTGTGAAGTACCGAGACACACCCATCGTCAAGGCCAATAACCACACCCTCAGCTACATGCTGCTCATCtcactcctcctctgcttcctctgctccttcctcttcattGGCCGTCCCAACACAGCCACCTGCCTCCTAAGACAAATCACATTTGCCCTGGTGTTCACACTGGCTGTTTCTGCTGTGTTAGCCAAAACCATCACTGTGGTTCTGGCCTTCAAGGCCATGAAACCTGGAAGGACCATGAGGCGATtgctggtgtcaggagccccaAACGCTGTCATTCCCATCTGCTTCCTCATTCAACTGACTCTCTGTGGCATCTGGCTGGCAACATCTCCTCCCTTTGTGGACACAGATGCACTCTCTGAGCATGGACACATCATCCTCTTGTGCAACGAGGGCTCCATCACTGCCttctactgtgtgctgggcttcCTGGGCTCGTTGGCCCTGGGCACCTTCACTGTGGCTTTCCTTGCCAGGAAGCTGCCTGACACGTTCAATGAAGCCAAGTTCCTGACGTTCAGCATGCTGGTGTTCTGCagtgtgtgggtgaccttcctGCCTGTGTACCAGAGCAGCAAGGGGAAGGTCATGGTGGCCGTGGAGGTcttctccatcttggcctctggTGTGGGTCTCCTGGGCTGCATCTTTGTCCCCAAATGCTACATTATTCTCATAAAGCCTGAGAAGAATTCTTTGAAAAGCTTCAGGGAAAAAAGCAGGTCCTAA
- the LOC131478424 gene encoding vomeronasal type-2 receptor 116-like, translated as MSEFDGYSDYRQNVETTWLCGCTEFPVLIHFCVSAPLLRWLWKNYQYVLAFYFAIQEINKDHHLLPNKSLGFQLYNALASNSLTLLNALYWLAGDHSLTPNYSCQTRSKSVVALAGISPVFSAEMGTILELYKIPQVMLAFFQLTYGPFDSTLNDKKQFPSLYQMATSDSSLVHAMISLLLHFGWTWVGLLVSDDVKGEQFNQAIRAEMVKSGVCLAFTFKLHETRTVYETIGIASLYDVSISSANVYILYSNIRSIFTNEHLGVYYLTLGKVWLMTAKWDIVVDETQHMLHSFHGGFSFSPHKGKIPGLNTFLKTVNPSRYPEDFHFRHIDMLTMSDSSYLVYNAVYAVAHALHRVFLETIEMGFLEDAAQPLILPWQLHPLLRTTQFTNNAGDHVSLHKATPRQAHYDIHNIVNFPAGLQIMVNIGKFSSGSGRDQGLVIKEDMIEWPVAFKETPTSVCSQSCGPGFRKMPEEGRAVCCYSCVSCAEGEISNQTDAEQCIQCPEQEYPNTERTHCLPKLVTFLAFEDFLGMALACMALVLTLLTVMVLGIFVRYQDTPIVKANNHTLSYMLLISLLLCFLCSFLFIGRPNTATCLLRQITFALVFTLAVSAVLAKTITVVLAFKAMKPGRTMRRLLVSGAPNAVIPICFLIQLTLCGFWLATSPPFVDTDAHSEHGHIILLCNEGSITAFYSVLGFLGSLALGTFTVAFLARKLPDAFNEAKFLTFSMLVFCSVWVTFLPVYHSTKGKVMVAVEVFSILASGVGLLCCIFVPKCYIILIKPEKNSLKSLKKKVGPKRV; from the exons ATGTCTGAATTTGATGGATATTCAGATTACAGGCAAAATGTAGAAACAA CATGGCTGTGTGGATGCACTGAATTCCCTGTTCTGATCCACTTCTGTGTTTCTGCCCCTCTGCTTAGGTGGCTGTGGAAGAACTACCAATATGTGCTGGCCTTTTACTTTGCCATCCAGGAGATCAACAAGGACCACCACCTGCTCCCAAACAAGTCCTTGGGTTTCCAGTTGTACAATGCCTTGGCCAGTAACAGCCTCACACTGTTGAAtgccctgtactggctggcaggGGACCATAGCTTGACTCCCAACTACAGCTGCCAGACACGGAGTAAGTCAGTGGTTGCCCTTGCTGGAATAAGCCCAGTGTTCTCTGCTGAAATGGGGACCATTTTGGAGCTCTACAAAATCCCACAG GTAATGCTGGCTTTCTTTCAGCTCACTTATGGCCCATTTGATTCCACATTGAATGATAAGAAGCAGTTCCCCTCACTCTATCAGATGGCCACCAGCGACAGCTCTCTGGTCCACGCCATgatctccctgctgctgcatttTGGCTGGACATGGGTGGGACTCTTGGTGTCTGATGACGTGAAAGGCGAGCAGTTCAATCAGGCCATCCGAGCTGAGATGGTAAAGAGTGGCGTCTGCTTGGCCTTTACCTTCAAGCTCCATGAGACAAGGACTGTGTATGAAACCATTGGCATCGCTTCCCTATATGATGTTAGCATTTCCTCTGCAAATGTGTATATCCTGTACAGTAACATCAGGAGCATCTTTACCAATGAACACCTAGGGGTATACTATCTAACCCTGGGGAAGGTGTGGCTCATGACAGCCAAGTGGGACATTGTTGTGGATGAGACACAGCACATGTTGCACTCTTTCCATGGGGGCTTTTCCTTCTCACCCCACAAGGGCAAAATCCCAGGACTCAACACTTTTCTCAAGACAGTGAACCCCTCACGCTATCCAGAAGACTTCCACTTCA GACACATTGACATGCTGACTATGTCTGACTCCAGCTATTTAGTGTACAATGCTGTGTATGCAGTGGCCCACGCCCTGCATCGGGTGTTTCTGGAGACAATAGAAATGGGATTCCTAGAAGACGCAGCTCAGCCTCTGATTCTTCCCTGGCAG ctacATCCACTTCTGAGGACAACACAGTTCACCAACAATGCTGGGGATCATGTGTCCCTCCACAAAGCAACACCTCGTCAGGCACACTACGATATTCACAACATTGTCAACTTTCCTGCAGGCCTCCAAATAATGGTTAACATTGGAAAGTTTTCCTCTGGGAGTGGACGTGACCAAGGCCTAGTCATCAAGGAAGACATGATAGAATGGCCTGTTGCATTCAAGGAG ACTCCAACATCTGTGTGTAGCCAGAGCTGTGGGCCAGGATTCAGGAAAatgccagaggaaggaagagctgTCTGCTGTTACAGTTGTGTTTCCTGTGCAGAGGGGGAAATTTCCAATCAGACAG ATGCAGAGCAGTGCATCCAGTGCCCAGAGCAGGAGTACCCAAACACGGAGAGAACTCACTGCCTCCCCAAGCTGGTGACTTTCTTGGCATTTGAGGATTTCCTGGGGATGGCCCTGGCCTGCATGGCTCTGGTCCTCACTCTCCTCACTGTTATGGTGTTGGGGATCTTTGTGAGGTACCAAGACACACCCATCGTCAAGGCCAATAACCACACCCTCAGCTACATGCTGCTCATCtcactcctcctctgcttcctctgctccttcctcttcattGGCCGTCCCAACACAGCCACCTGCCTCCTAAGACAAATCACATTTGCCCTCGTGTTCACACTGGCTGTTTCTGCTGTGTTAGCCAAAACCATCACTGTGGTTCTGGCCTTCAAGGCCATGAAACCTGGAAGGACCATGAGGCGATtgctggtgtcaggagccccaAACGCTGTCATTCCCATCTGCTTCCTCATTCAGCTGACTCTCTGTGGCTTCTGGCTGGCAACATCTCCTCCCTTTGTGGACACAGATGCACACTCTGAGCATGGACACATCATCCTCTTGTGCAACGAGGGCTCCATCACTGCCTTCTACAGTGTGCTGGGCTTCCTGGGCTCGTTGGCCCTGGGCACCTTCACTGTGGCTTTCCTAGCCAGGAAGCTGCCTGACGCGTTCAATGAGGCCAAGTTCCTGACGTTCAGCATGCTGGTGTTCTGCagtgtgtgggtgaccttcctGCCTGTGTACCACAGCACCAAGGGGAAGGTCATGGTGGCCGTGGAGGTcttctccatcttggcctctggTGTGGGTCTGCTCTGCTGCATCTTTGTCCCCAAATGCTACATTATTCTCATAAAGCCTGAAAAGAATTCTTTGAAAAGCTTAAAGAAAAAAGTTGGTCCTAAGCGTGTCTAG